The sequence AGGACGCAGACGAGCAGCAGCCCGTCCTCGACGTCGGCGTAGTCCGCCGACACCTGCTTGGCCAACTCCGCCGTCTTCTCGCGGATCTGCGCCTCCGAAATGATCACGTGGTCGATATCGGCGTCGTACCAGGAGCCGTCAGCCATGACTCCTAGCCTGCCGTACGCACGATGGTCTCCGTCGGCGGGGCCGCTCCTTTTATGCGACCCCGGCCGGGTTTCTCCGCAAAGACCGGCAAACGGGACCGACCCCCACCTCGCTGACCGGGGAAACCCCTCCGGTCACACCTGTGCGCCCGGGTCGATGGCGGTGAGCCGACCCGCCCGGCGGAGTACCCGTAGCCCGCCCGGCAGGTGCGCCGCCCCCTGCCCGCGCCAGCCGGTGACCAGGGCCTCCAACGCGCCCACATGCCGGTGCGACAGGGCGGCGGGGCGAGCACCCAACTCCCGGGCCCACGCGTGTAACACCCGCCCACGGACAGCCGGCACCAGCGCCGCGAGCCCGCCCACGGACAGCCCGCCGTCGGGGTGCCGCACCCCGTCCAGCGCGGTGCTGGCCTGCTCGTCCAGCGCCGCCGTGTCGACGGCGACCAGCCGGGCGGTACGGGCCAGGTTGTCCACCACGGCCGGCCCGAGCGCCCGCACCAGCGCCGGCAGCACCTCCGCCCGGACCCGAGCGCGGGCGTACGCCGGGTCGGCGTTGTGCGGATCCACCCACGGGTCGAGCCCCAGCGCCGTACACGCCGCCCGGGTCTGCTCCCGGCTCACCTCCAGCAGCGGGCGCAGCAGCAGCGCCGCGCCGAGCCACCGCCGCGCCGGCATCCCGGCCAGGCCACGCGGGCCGGCGCCGCGCGCCAACGCCAGCAGTACCGTCTCCGCCTGGTCGTCGCGGGTGTGTCCGGTGAGCAGCGCCGCCGCCCCGAGCCCACCGGCCACCTCGGTCAACGCCCGGTAGCGGGCCTGCCGAGCGGCGGCCTCCGGGCCACCGGGCCGCCCGGACACGTCGACCCGGACCACCTCGACCGGGGCGAGGCCGGTCGCGCGGGCCCAGTCGGCCACTGCGGCAGCCCGCTGCGCGGAGCCCTCCTGAAGACCATGGTCAACGGTGACCAGACCGGCGGATCGCCCGAGTCGGGGCGCCACGAAGGCGGTCGCGGCGGCGAGCGCAAGCGAGTCGGCACCCCCCGAACAGGCCACCAGTACTGGCCCCGGGTCGGGTAGCTCGATCAGCGCATGCCGGATCGCGCGGCGGATCGCGGCGACCGGCGGGGCAAGTGCGGCCACGGCCGGTCGGTCAGTCGCCGGCCGGGAGCGGACCGGCCGGCCCGTGCACCCGGGCCACCCAGGCGTCCGGGTCGCTGAGCTCGGCAAGCCGGGGCAGGGTCAGCGGTGAGGCGAAGACCCGGTTGAAGCCCTCCATGCCGACCCGCTCGACCACCCCGTGGACGAAGCTCCGCCCCTCGGCGTACTGGCGCAGCTTGACCTCCACCCCGAGTAGCCGACGGAGCGCCTTCTCCAGTGGGTTGCCCGACTCCCGACGGCGGTTGAACGACGCCCGGATCCGCTCCACACTCGGGATCACCTGCGGCCCCACGCCATCCATCACGAACTCGGCGTGCCCCTCGAGCAGAGTCATCAGCGCGGTGAGCCGGTCCAGCACCGCCTTCTGCGCCGGGGTCTGGACGATGTCCAGGACACTGGTGCGACCGGCCGGCTCCCGCACCGCGTCGGCGAGGACGGTGATACCGCGGCGCAGCCGCTCGACCAGGGGCTCGCCGCCGCTGCTGGAGGCGTCGACGAACGCCTGCACCTCACCGAGAAAGTAGGCCCGCAGCCACGGCACCGCCGTGAACTGGGTGCGGTGGGTGACCTCGTGCAGACAGACCCAGAGCCGAAAGTCGCGGGGGTCGGCCGCCAGCTTCCGCTCCACCTCGACGATGTTCGGCGCGATCAACAGCAGCTGGCCCGGTTCGCCGGAGAAGACCTCGTACTGGCCGAGGACCCGGCCGGAGAGGTATGCCAGCACCGTACCGGCCTGCACGCCGGTGATCCGCGAACCGATCGCCTCGGTCAACACACTGGGCTGCTTGTCTCCCGCGAGACGACCGACCAGGGGGCCGATAACCTCGCGCAGACCGGCGACGTTGGTCGCTGCCCAGTCCCGCCGGTCGACCACCTGCACCGGCGGGTGTGACACCTGCGATCGGAGCCCGGTGAAGTCGGCGACGTGCTCGGCCGCCTCGTCGGTCAGCTGTCGCAGGTCGCCGACGACCGCCGTGGCCTCGACATAGGAGACGCGCGGGCCCGTCTTGCCGAGCGTCCCGGCGGTCGCTGCGGCCAGATCCCAGTCCACGAACTGCGCCATGGGCCCACCGTACCCGTGCGGTCGCCCGCCGACCGGGCCACAACCGGCGCGGCCCAACGTCCAATGCCCGGCAGCGTCCTCCCGCGCCGGAGCCCGCCGCCCGAGGGTCAGCGGCAGCCGCAGGCGGCGAGGGCGGCGGTGATCCGGTCCAACGCCACCCGGGCCGCCGTCAGCCCGTCGTCGGGCGCCCGGTCGGTGAGCACCGCGAAGGCGAGCAGCCGGCCGTCGGCGGTGGTCACCAACCCGGCGATCGCGTGCACCCCGGTCAGCGTTCCGGTCTTGGCGCGGACCATCCCGGCACCGGCCTGAGCCGCGACATCGGTGTAGCGCTTGGTGAGGGTGCCCGACCAGGCGGCGACCGGCAGACCGCCGAAGAGCGTCGCCAGCTCCGGACGGCTGCCGTCGGCGGCGAGCCGGACCAGGTCGGTGAGCAGCGACGGGCTGATCCGGTTGGCGCGGGACAGGCCGCTGCCGTCGGCGAGCGTGAGCGCGGCGACCGGCAGCCCCAGCTCCCCCGCGACCGCCCGCATCGACTCCGCCGCGCCGGAGAACGACGCCGGCTGCCCCCGGGCGAGAGCCACCTGCCGGGCCAGGACCTCGGCCACCACGTTGTCGCTGTCGCTGATCATGATGTCGACCAGTCGCACCATCGGCAGCGACTCGACCACACCCAGCTCACTGCCCGGCGCACCCGCCGTCGCATCCGCACCGGCCTCGGGTGCCGTTCCCCGCTCGACCGCGCCCGTCGGTACGCCCAGCAGCTGGGCAAACGCCGCGCCGGCGTGCAGGTCCGGCTCCTTCACCCGTTTGGCGGCATGTCTACCGTCGTCGTGGTCCCGCTTCGCCTGCTCCAGGTCGCTGCGGGCGCCGTCGGTCATCAACGCGGTGATCGCCGCGCCGTATCCCTCGGAGAGGATGTCGTCGTCCCAGCCGGGTTCGTGAACCGGCCCGGAGTACAGCGACGAGTCGACCACGACCCGCGTCGGGGCGACGCCGCCGAGCGCGGTCTTCACCTGCGCGGCCAGCTCATCGAGACGCGCGGCACCCGGGTAGAAGCCGGTACCGTCCACAGCGAGGGTCGGGTCACCCCCGCCGATGAGCACGACCTCGCCGGGGGCCGCCCCGGCGACGGCCCGGGTGGGGATCCGGTGCCCCGGGTCGCGCGCGGCGAGCACGGTCGCGGCGGTGACCAGTTTGGTCACGGAGGCGGGTACGGTGCCGTCGGCAGCGCCCTGGTCATACAGGATCGCCCCGCTGGCGACGTCGGTGACCGAGACGTTGACCCGGTCACCCAAAGCGGCGGAGTTGACCAGCGGGTCGAGCGCGGCGCGCACCCCGGCGGCGGCGGGTTCGGGCGCGTTCACGTCGGCCACGGCCAGCACCGCCGGCGGCGGCTCCACGGCGGACTGCCCGTCGGCCCCGCCGTCATGCCACTGGGCCACCGGGCCCGATCGCGCCACGGTGACCCCGACAGCGGCCAGCGCGAGGAGCCCCACCGAGGCCAGCACAGCCGGTAGCAACCAGCGCCGGGACCGACCGGGCGAGGTCGCGCCGGACGGTACGGGGGCGCGGCTGTCGCCGTGGCCCGCGGGTTCGCCCGGCTCACCGGCCGAGTTCCGAGCAGGCTCATCAGGTTCACCATGCGAGGCCGGAGTGGGTTCGTCGGAATCTCCGGGGGCGGGGAAGCAGGCGGCCTCGCCATCCGCCGGCGTCAACTCGGCCGGGCTGGGTCGGTCCGGCGACGTACCCTGTTCCGGCCCGGCGGCGGGCTGGTGGTCGGGGTGGGCCTCGGGCACCGGTACCCGCCCGACCGCACTGCCACGAGCAGATCTACCGGTCTCCCGTCCAGTGCTCTGCTCCGGACGGTAGTGTGAATCTTCCCTCCCCACGGCCCCCTCCTCGCCCCGCGGAACCTGCCTGGGTGACACTACTTCGGTCCGAAGACTATGCGGCCACCGGACCGTCGGGCGGGGTTTCCGCCTGTCCGGCGAGGGTGCCGCCGGTCAATGCCAGCGTGGGCAGACGAGGAGCGTGCAGATGGATTTCGACGTCACGGTTGAGATCCCGAAGGGTCACCGCAACAAGTACGAGGTTGACCACGTGACCGGTCGGATCCGGCTGGACCGCACCCTCTTCACCTCCACGCAGTACCCGGCCGACTACGGCTTCATCGAGGGCACCCTGGGCGAGGACGGCGACCCGCTGGACGCCCTGGTACTGGTCCCGGAGCCGACCTTCCCGGGCTGCCTGATCCGGTGCCGCACCATCGGCATGTTCCGGATGACCGACGAAAAGGGTGGCGACGACAAGGTCCTCTGCGTCCCGTACGAGGACCCGCGTCAGGAGCACCTCCGCGACATCCACCACCTCGGCGAGTTCGACCGCCTGGAGATCCAGCACTTCTTCGAGGTGTACAAGGACCTCGAGCCCGGCAAGTCCGTCGAGGGCGCCACCTGGGTGGGCCGCCAGGAGGCGGAGGCGGAGATCGTGGCGTCGATCCGGCGTGGCCGGGAGGCCGAGGAGCACGGCGACTCCTCGCACTGACCCCAGACACCCGGCGGGCCCGGGGGCTGCTCGTTGAGCGCCCCCGGGCCCGTTCGTAGATTCGGCCCGCCCATGTGCCGCCGCCCTGGCCGATGTT comes from Salinispora tropica CNB-440 and encodes:
- the tilS gene encoding tRNA lysidine(34) synthetase TilS codes for the protein MAALAPPVAAIRRAIRHALIELPDPGPVLVACSGGADSLALAAATAFVAPRLGRSAGLVTVDHGLQEGSAQRAAAVADWARATGLAPVEVVRVDVSGRPGGPEAAARQARYRALTEVAGGLGAAALLTGHTRDDQAETVLLALARGAGPRGLAGMPARRWLGAALLLRPLLEVSREQTRAACTALGLDPWVDPHNADPAYARARVRAEVLPALVRALGPAVVDNLARTARLVAVDTAALDEQASTALDGVRHPDGGLSVGGLAALVPAVRGRVLHAWARELGARPAALSHRHVGALEALVTGWRGQGAAHLPGGLRVLRRAGRLTAIDPGAQV
- a CDS encoding zinc-dependent metalloprotease, giving the protein MAQFVDWDLAAATAGTLGKTGPRVSYVEATAVVGDLRQLTDEAAEHVADFTGLRSQVSHPPVQVVDRRDWAATNVAGLREVIGPLVGRLAGDKQPSVLTEAIGSRITGVQAGTVLAYLSGRVLGQYEVFSGEPGQLLLIAPNIVEVERKLAADPRDFRLWVCLHEVTHRTQFTAVPWLRAYFLGEVQAFVDASSSGGEPLVERLRRGITVLADAVREPAGRTSVLDIVQTPAQKAVLDRLTALMTLLEGHAEFVMDGVGPQVIPSVERIRASFNRRRESGNPLEKALRRLLGVEVKLRQYAEGRSFVHGVVERVGMEGFNRVFASPLTLPRLAELSDPDAWVARVHGPAGPLPAGD
- the dacB gene encoding D-alanyl-D-alanine carboxypeptidase/D-alanyl-D-alanine endopeptidase — encoded protein: MPEAHPDHQPAAGPEQGTSPDRPSPAELTPADGEAACFPAPGDSDEPTPASHGEPDEPARNSAGEPGEPAGHGDSRAPVPSGATSPGRSRRWLLPAVLASVGLLALAAVGVTVARSGPVAQWHDGGADGQSAVEPPPAVLAVADVNAPEPAAAGVRAALDPLVNSAALGDRVNVSVTDVASGAILYDQGAADGTVPASVTKLVTAATVLAARDPGHRIPTRAVAGAAPGEVVLIGGGDPTLAVDGTGFYPGAARLDELAAQVKTALGGVAPTRVVVDSSLYSGPVHEPGWDDDILSEGYGAAITALMTDGARSDLEQAKRDHDDGRHAAKRVKEPDLHAGAAFAQLLGVPTGAVERGTAPEAGADATAGAPGSELGVVESLPMVRLVDIMISDSDNVVAEVLARQVALARGQPASFSGAAESMRAVAGELGLPVAALTLADGSGLSRANRISPSLLTDLVRLAADGSRPELATLFGGLPVAAWSGTLTKRYTDVAAQAGAGMVRAKTGTLTGVHAIAGLVTTADGRLLAFAVLTDRAPDDGLTAARVALDRITAALAACGCR
- a CDS encoding inorganic diphosphatase, whose translation is MDFDVTVEIPKGHRNKYEVDHVTGRIRLDRTLFTSTQYPADYGFIEGTLGEDGDPLDALVLVPEPTFPGCLIRCRTIGMFRMTDEKGGDDKVLCVPYEDPRQEHLRDIHHLGEFDRLEIQHFFEVYKDLEPGKSVEGATWVGRQEAEAEIVASIRRGREAEEHGDSSH